In the genome of Shewanella glacialimarina, one region contains:
- a CDS encoding HlyD family type I secretion periplasmic adaptor subunit encodes MSKHLTTADLEMVDDVYGAMMTDAPSGHRLIIWSMAAMMLCFFIWSYFSELDQVTTGMGKVIPSSQVQLIQSLDGGILQEVFVQEGMLVEKDQPLARIDDTRFRSDFAQQEQEVYGLQTNVIRMRAELDSIVISDMSADWRQQVKITKQSLIFPAELIEQEPALVKRQQEEYSGRLDNLSNQLEILVRQIQQRQQETEELSSKISTLTTSYQLISRELELTKPLARKGIVPEVELLKLERVVNDIQGELQSVRLLRPKVKSSMDEAILKRREAVFIYAADLRAQLNEMQTKLSRMNQAQIGAFDKVSKAVITSPVAGTIKSIHINTLGGVVQPGQEIIEIVPSEDRLLIETKITPKDIAFLHPGLPAIIKVTAYDFTRYGGLKGTVEHISADTSQDEEGNSFYTIKVRTEESNLMKDDGTQMPIIPGMLTSVDVITGKRSILEYILNPILRAKDTALRER; translated from the coding sequence ATGAGTAAACACTTAACCACTGCAGACTTAGAAATGGTCGATGATGTTTACGGCGCCATGATGACCGATGCCCCATCGGGTCATCGATTGATTATTTGGTCTATGGCAGCCATGATGTTGTGCTTTTTCATATGGTCATATTTTTCTGAACTAGATCAAGTGACTACCGGAATGGGTAAAGTCATCCCATCTTCTCAAGTTCAACTTATCCAAAGTTTAGACGGTGGTATTTTACAAGAAGTCTTTGTCCAGGAAGGCATGCTCGTCGAGAAAGATCAGCCATTAGCACGTATCGATGATACTCGCTTCCGCTCTGACTTTGCTCAACAGGAGCAAGAAGTATACGGACTACAAACCAATGTTATCCGTATGCGAGCAGAGTTAGACAGTATTGTTATTTCAGATATGTCTGCAGACTGGCGCCAACAGGTTAAAATAACCAAACAGTCTTTAATCTTTCCAGCAGAACTCATTGAACAAGAACCAGCATTGGTTAAACGTCAACAGGAAGAGTATTCAGGTCGTTTAGATAACCTCAGTAACCAACTTGAGATATTAGTCCGCCAAATACAACAACGTCAGCAAGAAACGGAAGAACTATCGTCTAAAATATCGACTTTAACCACAAGCTATCAACTCATTTCTAGAGAACTAGAGCTCACTAAACCATTAGCACGAAAAGGTATTGTTCCTGAAGTTGAGCTGTTAAAATTAGAACGTGTCGTTAACGATATCCAGGGTGAACTTCAATCTGTACGATTATTACGCCCCAAAGTGAAATCTTCGATGGACGAAGCCATTTTAAAACGCCGCGAAGCAGTATTCATTTATGCAGCAGATTTACGTGCTCAACTCAATGAGATGCAAACCAAGCTATCAAGAATGAACCAGGCACAAATTGGCGCGTTTGATAAAGTCAGTAAAGCGGTTATAACCTCACCAGTTGCAGGTACGATAAAATCAATTCATATTAATACATTGGGTGGTGTGGTTCAGCCAGGGCAAGAAATAATTGAAATTGTGCCATCGGAAGATCGCTTATTAATTGAAACTAAAATTACCCCAAAAGACATCGCATTTTTACATCCAGGCTTACCTGCGATTATTAAAGTCACAGCCTATGATTTCACCCGCTATGGCGGCTTAAAAGGCACTGTTGAACATATCAGTGCTGACACGTCGCAAGATGAAGAAGGCAACAGTTTTTATACAATAAAAGTAAGAACTGAAGAATCGAATTTAATGAAAGACGATGGCACACAGATGCCAATTATTCCCGGTATGCTCACCTCGGTGGACGTTATTACGGGAAAAAGATCCATACTTGAGTACATATTAAATCCAATTTTAAGAGCAAAAGATACTGCGCTGAGAGAGCGCTAA
- a CDS encoding type I secretion system permease/ATPase yields the protein MPATASKIQEQWTISASQRVTVDPLLDCLVLLTEHFGSPCSSESLAAGLPLTGAVLTPDLLPQAAGRAGLSAKLSRKDLNQITPILLPCILLLKDKKACILREINIEQDKAVIQLPETGGEETLTLEELETLFVGYLFLVKQHYRGDAAVDVHIHDSSVHWLKQSIVDSAPIYRDALIASVLVNLFALVSPLFIMNVYDKVVPNLAFESLWVLAIGAGIAYVFDFIMRQLRSYLIDIAGKKVDIIVSSKLFAKVIGIPLSLRSPSVGGMARQLGEFESIREFLASATITSLVDLPFAILFVIIIYIVAGDLAVIPVIASLLIITVTLYVQPKLKAAIEESNRFASLKHGHLVESLTAIESIKANGAEGIVQKSWQQMIGHTANWELKTKKLANYLANFANFSVQFSVICVVIFGVYRLADNELSMGGIIAAVMLSSRAVTPMAQLASLITRGNYTMSSLRQLNQIMDQEDEFENKGQLVSKERINGRITADNVSFTFPAAEKPILYPMSINIEPGEKVAIIGRNGSGKSTLAKLLLGLYKPTNGSLRYDGIDAGQIHPSDLRRNFGYLPQDVTLFHGSIRDNILFGTRQVSEHQLIRAVQLSGVSLFTHLESEGLDQQVGEGGLSLSRGQRQSVALARATLNDPPILLMDEPTASLDARAEKQFVNSMAQVSKNRTLLLITHKMHLLNLVDRIVILDRGHIIADGPKKEVLEKLNNGLLAGGQNT from the coding sequence GTGCCAGCAACTGCTTCCAAGATTCAGGAACAGTGGACCATTTCGGCCTCACAAAGAGTGACAGTCGATCCACTTCTTGATTGCCTTGTCTTATTAACCGAGCATTTCGGCAGCCCATGTTCAAGTGAATCACTTGCGGCAGGACTTCCGTTAACCGGTGCAGTGCTAACCCCTGACTTGCTGCCACAGGCGGCTGGACGCGCAGGCCTATCAGCAAAGCTTTCACGAAAAGATCTTAATCAAATAACACCAATTTTATTACCTTGTATACTATTACTCAAAGATAAGAAAGCCTGTATTTTACGTGAAATCAATATTGAACAAGACAAGGCTGTTATCCAACTTCCTGAAACGGGTGGGGAAGAAACGCTTACCTTAGAGGAGTTAGAAACCCTCTTTGTTGGTTATCTGTTTTTAGTAAAACAACATTACCGTGGTGATGCTGCTGTTGATGTTCACATTCATGACAGTAGCGTGCATTGGTTAAAACAAAGTATTGTTGACTCAGCTCCAATTTATCGAGATGCGTTAATTGCGTCGGTACTGGTCAATTTATTTGCCTTAGTGTCACCATTATTTATCATGAATGTTTATGATAAAGTTGTTCCAAATCTTGCTTTTGAGTCACTGTGGGTACTTGCTATTGGTGCGGGTATTGCTTATGTTTTTGACTTCATCATGCGACAACTAAGAAGTTACTTAATTGATATAGCTGGAAAAAAAGTTGACATCATTGTCTCCTCTAAACTTTTTGCTAAAGTTATTGGCATACCATTATCTCTGCGTTCTCCTAGTGTTGGCGGTATGGCACGCCAGCTAGGTGAATTTGAAAGTATTCGAGAGTTTTTAGCCTCTGCAACCATCACCTCACTAGTTGATCTACCATTTGCAATCCTGTTTGTCATTATTATTTATATCGTTGCAGGCGATTTGGCAGTAATCCCAGTTATAGCCAGCTTGCTGATTATTACTGTCACCTTATATGTACAGCCTAAACTTAAAGCTGCAATTGAAGAAAGTAACCGTTTTGCCAGTTTAAAGCATGGACATTTAGTCGAGAGCTTAACTGCAATCGAATCGATTAAAGCCAATGGCGCTGAAGGTATTGTTCAAAAGAGTTGGCAACAAATGATTGGCCATACTGCCAACTGGGAATTAAAAACTAAAAAACTGGCTAATTATTTAGCCAACTTTGCCAATTTCTCTGTGCAATTTAGCGTAATTTGCGTGGTTATTTTCGGGGTATATCGCTTAGCTGACAACGAACTCTCTATGGGCGGCATTATTGCCGCAGTTATGCTATCAAGCCGAGCTGTCACCCCCATGGCACAATTAGCCTCCTTGATAACTAGGGGGAATTACACCATGAGTTCATTACGTCAACTTAACCAAATAATGGATCAAGAAGACGAATTTGAAAACAAAGGTCAACTCGTTAGTAAAGAACGTATCAATGGCAGAATAACCGCTGATAACGTTAGCTTTACTTTCCCTGCAGCAGAAAAGCCAATCCTGTATCCTATGTCGATCAACATCGAACCCGGCGAAAAAGTGGCTATTATTGGCCGAAACGGATCGGGTAAAAGTACCTTAGCTAAATTGTTACTGGGTCTGTATAAGCCAACCAACGGTAGCCTTCGATATGATGGTATCGATGCCGGTCAAATACATCCCAGTGATTTACGCCGTAACTTTGGTTACTTACCTCAAGATGTCACCCTTTTTCATGGCAGCATTAGAGACAATATTCTATTTGGTACACGCCAAGTGAGTGAACATCAACTTATTAGGGCGGTACAATTGTCAGGTGTAAGTCTGTTTACTCACTTAGAGTCTGAAGGCCTTGATCAGCAAGTGGGTGAAGGTGGATTATCATTAAGCAGAGGACAACGTCAAAGCGTGGCTTTAGCTAGAGCAACGCTAAATGACCCTCCAATCTTGCTAATGGATGAACCGACAGCCAGCTTAGATGCGCGTGCAGAGAAACAATTTGTCAATTCAATGGCACAGGTCAGTAAAAATCGAACTTTACTGCTTATTACCCATAAAATGCATTTACTTAACCTAGTCGATCGCATTGTCATCTTAGATCGTGGCCACATCATTGCTGATGGTCCAAAGAAAGAAGTACTAGAAAAGCTTAACAATGGCTTGCTTGCAGGAGGCCAAAATACATGA